The region AGGAATAATTATCATTATTAATACCAACAATAAGTTGACGTCTCAACTTATTAAAGCAATTGCTTCTTTTAATTCGTTCGCATGATTGACCTCATCCTGAGCAATTTCACGTATCCTCTGATCGTTTGGATTAACGGTTAGATAATTTGCATAAGTTTCATACGCATGCTCTTCAATTTTTATATTGATATCGTATGCATTTGACGGTGATAGTAAGTAATAAGAAACCATTACCCAGTAATAGAAGAGCACTAAATGCCTGGCAAGAAATCGATCAACCCAATATGTATTGCCGCCTCGTGACTCCATCTCCTCTAAATGCTCCGTCTCATTGATTGCTTGGTAAAAATGAGCCTTCATAAGCTTGTTACTTAAAGGAGTCTTTAGACCAAGCGACTCTTGTAAATGCAAAACAGATAAGAATGCAAAATAAGGGGCTCTAGCAATTACCTCAAGAACCCAAAAACGTTGGATAGGTCTACCTTTGTAGATTCGATCAAGTACACATACACTAAAATCTAAAACAAATGAATTAAATTTTTCCATAATCCCTTAGATCACAATTTAAGTATAAATACTTAACAAAAGAATATTAGCCATAACATATTTATTTAACTATCGATAACGACTGGAGCTGAATAGGTGAGCAGACTAATAATTAAATCTATCTTGCTCGAACAGGTTGGTAAGCAGGAATCATCTTTCCTCCACCGAAATCGTCATCATCGTCTGGAAGAGCTCTTGAAATGAGTTCTACGAGAACTAGAGCAGCCATAGGATAGAAACACCATAAAACAGCTTTCCAGATGGGAAATGAGTCAACTAGCTGAAGCTCAGACATGTATCAGAAAATTGTTTGCATAAACCTAACTGATCTACAAATATTTAGTGTTACGGTTAGCACGAAGTGAATGTTTATCTAATCGAAACTTGTGTAAATAAATTACTTCAAGCTGTCATAGTTTTCCACAGCTTCAGAGTCACTAAATAACTCCCAGTTCTAAATAAAAAGCAATTCCAATAAAAAAGACCCTAGGTATGGTGTCCTACAGGCCTGGGTGATGGGGATCTTATTTTTAACTGTTTTTCAACCAAATTGCAACCCCTACCATATCTGGTGTTAAAAAGATTAAAAAAACAGAAAACATGACCCATATCTGGAATGATTAGCTTGCGTAATATGTACACAGCGAGTAGTATTTTCGAATTACTGGGTGATGGGGATCTCTCAGTATCTTCTCCCTCAAATTTGAGGGTTTTTTTATGCCATGAATTTCTCCACGTAATTTCAAAGATGGATTAAGGCAAAATTAGTGAAAAACTATTCTGATCCTTATTTTTTTTCAAAATCGAAAAGATGGAACAAGTAACTGATGCAATTGGTAATCCCACAGCACTCTTAGTAGAAAGAATTTTTTGGTTGGGGTTAGGTGCATTTTTAGGACTGGCAATAATTACTTCTTTACTAAGAGGATTAAAAGAAGAAAAAAACAAAACGACACCAGTTTCACCTGATCAATTAGAGAATCTTGCAAAAAAAGCGATCCAACAAAACAGTGATAGCAATTGATATTAGTTATCAGATATTTTTATAGCCACAAACAAATTTAATTATAGTAATGGGGCGAGAACCGTACAATCAGCTACCACTGATTAGATGATAAGCATATATGCTTAATACATATTCACAAAAACAATGAAATTAGTTCCTTACATATTCATGGCTGTTGCAATCTTCTCAGAAGTTTCAACAATTGCTACAACTCCTGTTATCTAACTGAATCTCATTAATTGAGTATTCAGACCTAACGCGTTCGGGTGAACACCGACGTTAGATTGTTTATAACTGATTTATATCCATGCTCAAAAAAATATTTAGGGCTGCTAGCTTTTTAGCTTTGTCTGTTTTTTTAAGTTCGACAACTATTTTTTCAGGAATCAACCATGTAGTGGCGGCGCAAATGGATTCTGATATGAATGAAGACAACTCTATGGGTATTGTGATCGAAGAGTCGAGTGATGCCTTGGATGATTCGAAAACTAGTGCTGCCCCAGACCTTGGAGATGATCAAGCATTTCCTTTTATTCCAGGTTTTGGTAAAAATTCCGGTAAAGACTGATTATCTTTTTATTGAAAGTATTGATTGACAATAAATTACTAATTTTTTCGAAAGCTATAAAAAATCAACAGATATAAGTGGTAATTAGCTAAACCATTTTCATGGAAAAATGGGAATCAAAAATAATCATTTTTGTTATGTTTGCAGTGCTTGCAATAGGGTCAATTGCGCCATTGATAAGGATGATCAGTGATCGTATTTCCTAAGAATTAATTTGCTTGGACAAGGTGAGATTATTGGAGGAACTATTCCTAACATGATTGCTTTTGGCATTTTTTTCTTATTTAAATTTTTATTTTGCAAAAACTGGAAAAAATGGATTAAATGCTCGAATGGAACAAAAAAAATCTAGAGAAAAATCTCTAGATTTATATGAAGATTGATCTGTCTAAAGCTATTTAGAATATACCAGGAATAATTTGACCAGTAGTGATATAAGCGCCAAGTAAAGCAATCATTCCAATCATTGCCCAACGGCCATTGGTCTTTTCTGCTTCCTCAGGGTAGTTGGAATAGTTTTCAACTAATTGAGTTTGTACTTGGGTAGCAAACATGTTTTGCTTGCCATATTCAGTAATGATCTGGTTAGAAGCAGAACTGTAAGCAGGGATTCCTGTTGGATCAACAGATTGTCCTTCTGATTGATTATCAGTTGGATCTATTGATTGATCAGAAACTGGGTTACTAGAAATCATATAAGAACCTAAAAAATACCTGGAATGATTTGACCTGTTGTTGCGTAAGCACCGAAAGCAGCAATAAAGCCGATCATTGCCATCCAACCATTAAACTTTTCTGCTTCTGGAGTCACGAGATTAAACTCAAATAATGGCCATGAATGTAAAGGAAAAGTAAAGGAATGTAAAGGGGGCACCCGTACACAGCAAAAGTTATCAGGGGTATTAGCTGAAGCAATATTTTTTATCCACGGTCTAAATAACAATTCCACTAACTTTGTTGAACTTAATTCAACTAGATGGATTTAATACCAGGTGTAGTTCTTTTCTTTGGAGCCATTGGAACTGTGGCTTTACTTGGTTGGGATACTTTCCAAAATCGTAAGCCAATTACTAAAGCTGAAATGCAGCAGTCTCGTGGAACTAGAGCAGCTAAGCCACAACCAAAGAGAAGAGGGTTGTTTAACAGAGGATAATTATGGGTGAAATTCAAACATACGCTTCAAACTCAGGAGATTTTAATTTCCTTTTCGTTCTAGTCATTGTTGGGACTTATCTTCTTTATGAGGTTGGAAAGGCAATAATGGACAACAACGATGATGATGACATGGATGGAGGAATGACGATGCGTGTAGCAGATGGAGCACAGGCCTGAATTGACTACCAAAATAATATGTACTAATTGACAACAAAAATTTGTCGTCTTTTAACAGGTTTAGGGTGAATTGAATCTATAATTAGTCATCTATTTAATTAAAAATTTTGAGCGAAGAAAATATCAAAAGAAAAATAGATGCTTTATTAAAAGAACTTCAGGAGAAAACTGGTGTTTCGGATGAAGAGATGGACGAATTTAAACAAATAATGGAACTAGCAGATTTTTCACAAGACCAAGGATAATTTATGTATGAGTCGGGATGAATGAAGGTTTAGCGAGATGCGAGTTTTGACCAAATAAGCAGTACCAACACGTTAAACAATGCATATCCAATAGCAATCTGAAGTTGGTAAAAATAACCAACAATCGAAGAGGATCCCACAATGATCAAACTAGTAATAAAAATATCTCTTGAAAAATTCACCTAAAAAAATCAAGCACTAAACATATTCAGATTGAAAATAAAATCAAGAAAGTCTTATTTGATTTTCAATCGAATAAGCATTGCTTGTGCAGGCCTCATTGCCTGTAACTTGAGAAACAGCAATAACGAGAAGACTTAGAGAACCAACCGCTAGAGAAATTGTTCTAATAGCACTGGCTTTCTTAGAGATTTTCTTGCTCATATCAAAAAATCTTGATGTAATAAGAATATGATAACTATCCAAGCATAAAAGAGTATCCATTGATACCTAGTAGAAATAATTACCTAAAAATTATTAGAACAATTCTGAATAGAGGTAAATCAATTGATAGCTAGATTAAAATTGATTGCTTTAATTACAAGCTTGAGATGGTTGTTGCGAGCTTTCTTTTAACAGTTCAATCCAATCTTGCAAAGAATTTAATGAGTCAATATTCAATTGGTAATAAACCCATCTACCAGTCTGCCTATCGGTAATCAAACCTGCGTCTTTTAAAACTTTTAAATGAAAAGATATTTTCGATTGAGCCAATCCAATTTCATTGATCAAATCGCAAACACATCGTTCTCCTCCTGAAAGAGACTCAATGATTTGCAATCGCAATGGATCAGATAAAGCTTTTAGCAATTTCCTAGCCATTGCATTTTCAAGAACTACTTCGCTCTTTGTCGCTGTGGCCATCACAGAAGGAAAAATATAATCACATGATAAAACAAACCGCAGAAAAGGCTTGCATCGACAAACCTCTATACATCAATATAAATTGATATGAGGAATATAATCCTTTATTGATTCACTCAATCAACTCAATTACACGTTATGCGAATCGGTATTAATGGTTTCGGTCGAATAGGACGACTTGTTCTAAGAGCGCTCTGGGGTAGAGAAAATATCGAGATTACACATATCAACGATCCATTGGGTGATGCAAAGGGAGCTGCGCATTTACTTGAATTTGATTCAGTACATGGTCGTTGGAACAAAGCAATAAGCAACGACCAAAACAACCTGAGTATTGAAAGTCAACCAATATCTTTTTCTCAAGAAAGTGATTTCACAAAAGTGCCATGGAAGGAAAAAGGAATAGAACTAATTCTCGAATGTTCAGGAAAATTCAAAACCCCTCAAACATTAAATCCATATTTCGATACTCTTGGAATGAAAAGAGTTGTCGTTGCATGTCCTGTTAAAGGTGAAATACAGGGAGAGGATGCTCTAAATATCGTCTACGGTATTAATCATGATTTATATGAGCCCAATAAACATCGCTTAGTAACAGCAGCATCCTGCACAACTAATTGCTTAGCTCCTGTCGTGAAGGTCGTTAATCAAACCTTTGGTATTAAGCATGGAAGCATCACTACACTCCATGACCTAACAAATACTCAGGTAATCGTTGATTCATTTAAGCCAGATTTAAGAAGAGCCAGAAGCGGATCACAAAGCTTAATTCCAACAACGACAGGATCAGCAAAAGCGATAGGGATGATATTCCCTGAATTACAAGGAAAATTAAATGGTCATGCAGTTCGAGTTCCTCTCCTCAATGGATCTTTAACTGATGCTGTATTTGAATTAGAAAAAGAGGTCATGCAAGAAGAAGTCAATCATGTGTTCAAAAAAGCTTCCGAACAAGAACTAAAAGGAATACTTGGTTACGAAGAAAAGCCACTTGTATCAATCGATTATGTCAATGACTCGAGAAGCTCAATCATTGATGCTCTTTCAACCATGGTGGTCAATAAAACTCAACTGAAAGTCTATATTTGGTATGACAATGAATGGGGTTATAGCTGTCGAATGGCAGATCTCGTTTGCCATGTCATAAATCTCGAAAAAGGCTAAAAATAAAAACATGCGATTAACTGCATTGCAACAATATGGAATAGTAACGACCAACTATTGGGCATTCACACTGACAGATGGTGCTCTAAGAATGCTAGTGATTTTTCACTTTCATAGCCTTGGATATACAACATTAGAAATTGCATTCTTATTCCTTTTCTATGAGTTCTTTGGCGTCATCACTAATCTCTATGGAGGTTGGATAGGAGCAAGATATGGATTACGTCTAACACTTTGGGGAGGAACTCTTTTACAAATCGGCGCCTTATTGATGTTGATACCCGTTTCAAGTGGTTGGTCGAAACTTTTGAGTGTCATTTATGTCATGGTTGCTCAAGCGATTAGTGGCATAGCAAAAGATCTCAATAAGATGAGTGCTAAAAGTGCCATCAAAACTGTCGTTCCAGACTCCTCAGAAGAAGATGGTGGAAATAATCAATTATTTAAATGGGTAGCTATCTTAACTGGTTCAAAAAATGCTCTCAAAGGAGTTGGATTCTTTCTTGGTGGACTTTTGCTTACAAGTTTTGGATTTAATAAAGCAGTTGAATTAATGGCTATCGGTTTAGGTCTGTCATTTCTAATGACATTAATTTTGCCTGGAGATATTGGAAAGATGAAAAACAAACCAATCTTTAAAGACTTATTTTCTAAATCTCAAGGGATCAATGTCCTCTCTTTTGCACGCTTTTTTCTCTTTGGGGCAAGAGACGTATGGTTCGTCGTTGCACTACCTGTTTTTCTTGAAACGTATCTAAATTGGAATTTTTCTGAGATTGGAGCTTTTCTAGGATTGTGGGTTATTGGTTATGGTTTTATTCAAGCGTTTGCGCCCTCTT is a window of Prochlorococcus marinus str. MIT 0917 DNA encoding:
- a CDS encoding alternative oxidase yields the protein MEKFNSFVLDFSVCVLDRIYKGRPIQRFWVLEVIARAPYFAFLSVLHLQESLGLKTPLSNKLMKAHFYQAINETEHLEEMESRGGNTYWVDRFLARHLVLFYYWVMVSYYLLSPSNAYDINIKIEEHAYETYANYLTVNPNDQRIREIAQDEVNHANELKEAIALIS
- a CDS encoding high light inducible protein: MFATQVQTQLVENYSNYPEEAEKTNGRWAMIGMIALLGAYITTGQIIPGIF
- the arsJ gene encoding organoarsenical effux MFS transporter ArsJ, which encodes MRLTALQQYGIVTTNYWAFTLTDGALRMLVIFHFHSLGYTTLEIAFLFLFYEFFGVITNLYGGWIGARYGLRLTLWGGTLLQIGALLMLIPVSSGWSKLLSVIYVMVAQAISGIAKDLNKMSAKSAIKTVVPDSSEEDGGNNQLFKWVAILTGSKNALKGVGFFLGGLLLTSFGFNKAVELMAIGLGLSFLMTLILPGDIGKMKNKPIFKDLFSKSQGINVLSFARFFLFGARDVWFVVALPVFLETYLNWNFSEIGAFLGLWVIGYGFIQAFAPSLRNLWGNKTSPGVSSVQFWSAALTAIPALIAIALWRQSNPEIAITAGLILFGFIFAMNSSIHSYMVLAYTDKENVSLNVGFYYMANAAGRLIGTLLSGVLFMLGANASIGMQLCLWCSSLFVFISLLTSLRLPPVSNTKAIKNS
- a CDS encoding ArsJ-associated glyceraldehyde-3-phosphate dehydrogenase, coding for MRIGINGFGRIGRLVLRALWGRENIEITHINDPLGDAKGAAHLLEFDSVHGRWNKAISNDQNNLSIESQPISFSQESDFTKVPWKEKGIELILECSGKFKTPQTLNPYFDTLGMKRVVVACPVKGEIQGEDALNIVYGINHDLYEPNKHRLVTAASCTTNCLAPVVKVVNQTFGIKHGSITTLHDLTNTQVIVDSFKPDLRRARSGSQSLIPTTTGSAKAIGMIFPELQGKLNGHAVRVPLLNGSLTDAVFELEKEVMQEEVNHVFKKASEQELKGILGYEEKPLVSIDYVNDSRSSIIDALSTMVVNKTQLKVYIWYDNEWGYSCRMADLVCHVINLEKG
- a CDS encoding high light inducible protein, which translates into the protein MTPEAEKFNGWMAMIGFIAAFGAYATTGQIIPGIF
- a CDS encoding ArsR/SmtB family transcription factor, producing MATATKSEVVLENAMARKLLKALSDPLRLQIIESLSGGERCVCDLINEIGLAQSKISFHLKVLKDAGLITDRQTGRWVYYQLNIDSLNSLQDWIELLKESSQQPSQACN